In Gasterosteus aculeatus chromosome 15, fGasAcu3.hap1.1, whole genome shotgun sequence, a single genomic region encodes these proteins:
- the cnksr3 gene encoding connector enhancer of kinase suppressor of ras 3, translated as MEPITKWTQKQVIDWMRGLDDSLQQYVSNFEREKISGEQLLKITHQDLEELGVARIGHQELVLEAVDLLCALNHGVETDNLKSLVVRMRAAGNSLHAATSDRRKSPVYDGSISRKPPNDFLTSVVELIGAAKSLLAWLDRTPLIGISDFTDTKNKIIQLCLELTTTVQQDCSVYEMEEKILEVSKILNSICDQTVRTTSDPLMSQSACLEEVQLTDINPGEGLGMYIKSTYDGLHVITGTTEHSPADMTRKIHAGDEVIQVNQQTVVGWQLKNLVFKLREDPKGVVLLLKKRPTGITGFTPAPLKNMRWKPPVQQNNSSPITIQSPCGSANGSTKKERSAILNLYIPPPPPMPYTPREERTDAFRSVSKKTKGSESPNSYLDQESRRRCTIADYDKPSVGCPIEANVILPRLREQKSSRGKPRPLSMPVDTCLGVVDPYAKPWNQGRKGEDLLYRYLSNERIPTIAEEVPSVSPPYRPAGERHLVRVDRIRGSRYYSNSDLHNSATIPYQEDIKKAPVGPTPKRATADRSLLGSDWHSSSDFLNRYNQPQIRSWSFSQAAAFPISVPPSMSGDDYNPVSLRNKSKRKTRGGDGTMSRRRISVKELGAPDHQGWLYRKKESKGFLGIKWKKYWFVLKKTALYWYTNQLAEKAEGYIDLTNFMIDRAIECKKKHAFKACHPHVLMFYFAAETHEDMNLWLNKLGLASIKYQPIDQNAAVECYSEASDHEEAESTEIPPPPYCEQTLRDSVDASGPPGSSHQDTLPPPYSSAVPSEANGSFSSPVSTMTSQSSTSSLAKQRQSWLDLVSQAAPPSAEAAAAVCSVQVHLHTPPRSGAGHGDEPQMLGSASHLGPSGMGSDEESPAAQGEAQAAVLGAESEGDSVNGSDEMEKLYIHLKEASLSPLGDRKPSTKREFRASFVKRCKNHAVNDKLHFIRTLNSTLKSKEADLQAIDHLLSEPGLTSGMFREWKDNNVPLVQDICLKLDQQVASEATQAAASVIAAPVVETSL; from the exons gtttGGACGACAGCCTGCAGCAGTATGTCAGCAACTTTGAGCGGGAGAAGATCAGCGGAGAGCAGCTCCTGAAGATCACGCATCAAGACCTGGAGGAGCTCGGCGTGGCCAGGATCGGACACCAGGAGCTGGTGCTGGAGGCCGTGGATCTGCTCTGCGCTCTG AACCATGGGGTCGAGACGGACAACTTGAAGAGTCTGGTGGTGAGGATGAGAGCCGCCGGCAACAGTCTCCACGCGGCCACGTCGGACCGCAGGAAAAGCCCCGTGTACGACGGCAGCATCTCGCGCAAGCCGCCCAACGACTTCCTCACCTCCGTGGTCGAGCTGATCGGCGCCGCCAAGAGCCTCCTGGCGTGGCTTGACAG GACGCCTCTCATCGGGATCAGTGACTTCACGGATACCAAGAACAAGATCATTCAACTTTGCCTGGAGCTCACCACCACGGTTCAACAG GACTGCAGCGTTTACGAGATGGAAGAGAAGATCCTGGAAGTT TCTAAGATTTTGAACAGCATCTGCGATCAGACCGTGAGAACCACCTCTGACCCCCTGATGAGCCAGTCGGCCTGCTTGGAGGAGGTCCAGCTGACCGATATCAATCCGGGAGAGGGTCTG GGGATGTACATCAAGTCTACCTACGATGGGTTACATGTCATCACAGGAACGACAGAACAT TCCCCTGCAGACATGACCAGAAAGATCCATGCAGGTGACGAGGTGATCCAGGTCAACCAGCAGACAGTG GTGGGCTGGCAGCTGAAAAACCTGGTCTTCAAACTGAGGGAGGACCCCAAAGGTGTGGTTCTCCTCCTTAAGAAGAGGCCCACGGGCATAACCGGTttcacccccgcccccctcaagAACATGCGCTGGAAGCCCCCGGTACAGCAG AACAACTCCTCCCCGATCACAATCCAGTCCCCCTGCGGCTCGGCTAACGGATCGACCAAAAAGGAGAGGTCGGCCATCCTGAACTTGTacattccccctcctcctccgatgCCCTACACCCCACG agaggagagaacggaCGCCTTCCGCAGCGTTAGTAAAAAAACGAAGGGCTCCGAGTCACCCAACTCCTATCTGGACCAGGAGAGCCGACGGCGCTGCACCATTGCAGATTACGACAAGCCGAGCGTCGGCTGTCCCATCGAGGCCAACGTGATCCTGCCCAGGCTGCGGGAGCAGAAGTCCTCGCGTG gtaagccccgccccctctccatGCCTGTGGACACCTGCCTCGGAGTTGTGGATCCCTACGCTAAGCCCTGGAACCAGGGGAGGAAAG GTGAGGACCTCCTGTACAGATACCTGAGCAACGAGAGGATCCCCACCATCGCAGAGGAGGTGCCCTCGGTGTCGCCGCCCTACAGACCCGCGGGGGAACGTCACCTGGTCCGAGTGGACCGCATCAGGGGCAGCCGCTACTACTCCAACTCCGACCTCCACAACAGCGCCACCATCCCCTACCAGGAGGACATCAAAAAGGCCCCCGTTGGCCCCACCCCCAAGCGCGCAACGGCAGATCGCTCACTACTG GGATCCGACTGGCACTCTAGCAGTGACTTCCTCAACCG GTATAATCAACCACAAATACGTTCCTGGTCCTTCTCTCAGGCA GCTGCCTTCCCCATATCGGTGCCCCCATCTATGTCTGGCGATGACTACAACCCT GTCTCCCTCCGCAACAAATCCAAGAGGAAGACTCGAGGAG GCGATGGCACAATGAGCCGGAGACGGATCTCGGTCAAAGAGCTCGGCGCCCCGGACCACCAGGGCTGGTTGTACAGGAAGAAAGAGAGCAAAGGCTTCCTGGGCATCAAATGGAAGAAGTACTGGTTCGTGCTGAAGAAGACGGCTCTCTACTGGTACACCAACCAGCTG GCGGAGAAGGCTGAGGGCTACATTGACCTCACCAACTTCATGATTGACAGAGCCATCGAGTGCAAGAAGAAACA TGCGTTCAAAGCTTGCCACCCACACGTCCTGATGTTTTACTTTGCGGCCGAGACCCACGAGGATATGAACTT atggTTGAATAAGCTCGGGCTGGCCTCCATTAAATACCAGCCAATAGATCAAAACGCCGCAGTGG AGTGTTACAGTGAGGCCAGTGACCATGAAGAAGCTGAAAGCACAGAGATTCCCCCTCCCCCGTACTGTGAACAAACCCTGCGGGACTCCGTGGATGCCTCCGGTCCGCCAGGATCCTCTCATCAG GATACCCTTCCTCCCCCCTACTCGTCCGCGGTCCCCAGCGAAGCCAACGGTTCGTTCTCGTCGCCCGTCAGtacaatgacatcacagagcTCCACCTCGTCGCTCGCCAAGCAGCGGCAGTCCTGGTTGGACCTGGTGTCGCAGGCGGCCCCTCCCAGCGCAGAGGCCGCAGCGGCGGTGTGCTCCGTTCAAGTGCACTTGCATACACCTCCGCGGTCGGGGGCGGGACACGGGGATGAACCCCAGATGCTTGGGAGCGCGTCTCATTTGGGCCCCTCTGGGATGGGGTCCGATGAAGAAAGCCCCGCGGCGCAGGGGGAGGCGCAGGCGGCGGTGTTGGGCGCTGAAAGCGAGG GGGATAGTGTCAACGGCTCAGATGAGATGGAGAAGCTTTACATTCACCTCAAGGAGGCCAGCCTCTCCCCACTAGGAGATCGGAAACCATCTACGAAGAGGGAATTCAGGGCGTCCTTTGTAAAACGCTGTAAAAACCACGCCGTCAACGATAAACTTCACTTCATCAGGACTCTCAACAGCACGTTAAAG TCAAAAGAGGCGGACCTCCAGGCGATAGATCATTTGCTGTCGGAACCGGGGCTCACCTCAGGAATGTTCAGAGAGTGGAAGGACAACAATGTGCCTTTGGTGCAGGACATCTGTCTCAAACTGGACCAGCAGGTGGCGTCGGAGGCCACACAAGCTGCAGCATCAGTCATTGCTGCTCCAGTGGTGGAGACCAGTTTATAA